One genomic window of Oncorhynchus clarkii lewisi isolate Uvic-CL-2024 chromosome 5, UVic_Ocla_1.0, whole genome shotgun sequence includes the following:
- the LOC139408288 gene encoding long-chain fatty acid transport protein 6 isoform X1 encodes MMIWVTWMFTTFAAGFFAILVFQRMNYPLFWVDLIYYLNLRKVGKALKSRMQRGVTTYLDSFLYQAKKIPDKAFIVFEGQTLTYQDVDKRSNQFAKVFRTEGGLKKGDIVALLMSNEPDFICVWFGLSKLGCEVAFLNFNIKSKSLQFCIESCGAKSLVVGADLVSSLGEVLPSLKENAIEVWVTDIGCPHEGVNTLLDKVEQASDMALPDCPRADLMSNFLFIFTSGTTGLPKAARVGHLKAVMCMAFLRLCGARSDDNIYITLPLYHMTASLLGIGGCIQLGATCILKNKFSASQFWKDCVKHNVTVFQYVGELCRYLVNQPVVPEESAHKVRVAAGSGLRADVWREFARRFGKINVREAYGLTEASIGFVNYTNEIGPIGRAGYFNKLNMPFEFLSCDPQTYEPIRTDSGRCVKANKGETGLLVAPVSVMNPFLGYAGNTLQSEKKLLRDVFKEGDVYFNTGDLMLQDHRDFVYFRDRIGDTFRWKGENVATTEVSEILGSLEFLQEVNVYGVTVPGYEGRAGMAAVVLKMDQKLDGKKLYNHLVQSLPAYSWPWFLRIQTSIDVTETFKQQKRKLVQEGFSPEAVQESLYFLDLSQRDYVPLTLSLYDDLVSGKIRL; translated from the exons ATGATGATATGGGTAACATGGATGTTTACTACATTTGCCGCGGGATTTTTTGCAATTCTGGTATTCCAAAGGATGAATTACCCATTGTTTTGGGTGGATTTGATTTATTACTTAAACCTTCGGAAGGTTGGAAAGGCGTTGAAGTCTCGTATGCAGAGAGGAGTCACCACTTACCTCGATAGCTTTCTTTACCAGGCAAAGAAGATACCTGACAAGGCTTTCATAGTGTTTGAGGGTCAAACGCTCACTTACCAGGACGTTGATAAAAGAAGCAACCAATTTGCTAAAGTTTTCAGAACCGAAGGTGGCTTGAAGAAGGGTGATATTGTCGCTCTTCTGATGAGCAATGAGCCTGATTTTATTTGTGTGTGGTTCGGACTCAGTAAACTGGGCTGCGAGGTCGCTTTCCTCAATTTCAATATCAAATCCAAATCGCTCCAATTTTGCATTGAAAGTTGCGGAGCGAAATCGCTCGTCGTAGGCGCAG ATTTGGTGAGTTCACTGGGCGAGGTGTTACCCTCTCTAAAGGAGAATGCCATTGAGGTGTGGGTCACGGACATTGGCTGCCCCCATGAAGGGGTCAACACGTTACTGGACAAGGTGGAGCAGGCCTCAGACATGGCCTTACCTGACTGTCCTAGAGCTGACCTCATGTCCAACTTCCTGTTCATCTTCACATCAGGAACAACCG GACTTCCTAAGGCAGCCCGGGTGGGACATCTCAAAGCAGTCATGTGCATGGCCTTCCTTCGTCTGTGCGGGGCCCGTTCTGATGACAACATTTACATCACTCTGCCCTTATACCACATGACCGCCTCTCTTCTGGGTATTGGTGGATGTATACAGCTCG GGGCAACGTGCATATTGAAAAATAAGTTTTCTGCCAGTCAATTCTGGAAAGACTGTGTGAAACATAATGTGACCGTGTTCCAATATGTCGGAGAACTCTGTCGCTACCTGGTCAACCAACCTGTG GTCCCTGAGGAGAGTGCCCACAAAGTGCGTGTTGCAGCAGGGAGTGGTCTGAGGGCAGATGTCTGGAGGGAGTTTGCCAGACGCTTTGGGAAGATCAATGTCCGGGAAGCCTACGGTTTAACTGAGGCCAGCATTGGCTTTGTCAACTACACCAATGAAATAGGACCCATCGGAAGGGCGGGCTACTTCAACAAG CTTAATATGCCCTTTGAGTTCTTGAGCTGTGATCCCCAAACATATGAGCCGATACGGACCGACTCAGGACGATGTGTCAAAGCAAATAAAG GAGAGACGGGCCTCCTGGTGGCCCCGGTGTCGGTCATGAATCCTTTCCTGGGGTATGCTGGGAATACGCTTCAGTCAGAGAAGAAGCTCCTCAGGGACGTGTTCAAAGAGGGAGACGTGTACTTCAACACTGGAGATCTCATGCTTCAGGACCACAGAGACTTTGTCTACTTCCGTGACCGTATTGGAGATACCTTCAG GTGGAAAGGAGAGAATGTGGCCACCACAGAAGTTTCAGAGATTCTCGGAAGTTTGGAGTTCCTGCAGGAAGTGAACGTCTATGGTGTTACTGTGCCAG GTTATGAAGGCAGAGCAGGTATGGCAGCCGTCGTCCTAAAGATGGACCAAAAGCTGGATGGTAAGAAACTCTACAACCATTTGGTCCAAAGTCTCCCCGCTTACTCGTGGCCCTGGTTTCTACGGATCCAG ACATCCATAGATGTGACCGAGACCTTCAAGCAGCAGAAGAGGAAGTTGGTGCAGGAGGGCTTCAGTCCTGAGGCCGTCCAGGAGTCCCTGTATTTCTTGGACCTATCCCAGAGAGACTACGTCccgctcactctgtctctgtatgaTGACCTTGTCTCTGGAAAGATACGGCTCTAG
- the LOC139408288 gene encoding long-chain fatty acid transport protein 6 isoform X2 yields the protein MDLVSSLGEVLPSLKENAIEVWVTDIGCPHEGVNTLLDKVEQASDMALPDCPRADLMSNFLFIFTSGTTGLPKAARVGHLKAVMCMAFLRLCGARSDDNIYITLPLYHMTASLLGIGGCIQLGATCILKNKFSASQFWKDCVKHNVTVFQYVGELCRYLVNQPVVPEESAHKVRVAAGSGLRADVWREFARRFGKINVREAYGLTEASIGFVNYTNEIGPIGRAGYFNKLNMPFEFLSCDPQTYEPIRTDSGRCVKANKGETGLLVAPVSVMNPFLGYAGNTLQSEKKLLRDVFKEGDVYFNTGDLMLQDHRDFVYFRDRIGDTFRWKGENVATTEVSEILGSLEFLQEVNVYGVTVPGYEGRAGMAAVVLKMDQKLDGKKLYNHLVQSLPAYSWPWFLRIQTSIDVTETFKQQKRKLVQEGFSPEAVQESLYFLDLSQRDYVPLTLSLYDDLVSGKIRL from the exons ATGG ATTTGGTGAGTTCACTGGGCGAGGTGTTACCCTCTCTAAAGGAGAATGCCATTGAGGTGTGGGTCACGGACATTGGCTGCCCCCATGAAGGGGTCAACACGTTACTGGACAAGGTGGAGCAGGCCTCAGACATGGCCTTACCTGACTGTCCTAGAGCTGACCTCATGTCCAACTTCCTGTTCATCTTCACATCAGGAACAACCG GACTTCCTAAGGCAGCCCGGGTGGGACATCTCAAAGCAGTCATGTGCATGGCCTTCCTTCGTCTGTGCGGGGCCCGTTCTGATGACAACATTTACATCACTCTGCCCTTATACCACATGACCGCCTCTCTTCTGGGTATTGGTGGATGTATACAGCTCG GGGCAACGTGCATATTGAAAAATAAGTTTTCTGCCAGTCAATTCTGGAAAGACTGTGTGAAACATAATGTGACCGTGTTCCAATATGTCGGAGAACTCTGTCGCTACCTGGTCAACCAACCTGTG GTCCCTGAGGAGAGTGCCCACAAAGTGCGTGTTGCAGCAGGGAGTGGTCTGAGGGCAGATGTCTGGAGGGAGTTTGCCAGACGCTTTGGGAAGATCAATGTCCGGGAAGCCTACGGTTTAACTGAGGCCAGCATTGGCTTTGTCAACTACACCAATGAAATAGGACCCATCGGAAGGGCGGGCTACTTCAACAAG CTTAATATGCCCTTTGAGTTCTTGAGCTGTGATCCCCAAACATATGAGCCGATACGGACCGACTCAGGACGATGTGTCAAAGCAAATAAAG GAGAGACGGGCCTCCTGGTGGCCCCGGTGTCGGTCATGAATCCTTTCCTGGGGTATGCTGGGAATACGCTTCAGTCAGAGAAGAAGCTCCTCAGGGACGTGTTCAAAGAGGGAGACGTGTACTTCAACACTGGAGATCTCATGCTTCAGGACCACAGAGACTTTGTCTACTTCCGTGACCGTATTGGAGATACCTTCAG GTGGAAAGGAGAGAATGTGGCCACCACAGAAGTTTCAGAGATTCTCGGAAGTTTGGAGTTCCTGCAGGAAGTGAACGTCTATGGTGTTACTGTGCCAG GTTATGAAGGCAGAGCAGGTATGGCAGCCGTCGTCCTAAAGATGGACCAAAAGCTGGATGGTAAGAAACTCTACAACCATTTGGTCCAAAGTCTCCCCGCTTACTCGTGGCCCTGGTTTCTACGGATCCAG ACATCCATAGATGTGACCGAGACCTTCAAGCAGCAGAAGAGGAAGTTGGTGCAGGAGGGCTTCAGTCCTGAGGCCGTCCAGGAGTCCCTGTATTTCTTGGACCTATCCCAGAGAGACTACGTCccgctcactctgtctctgtatgaTGACCTTGTCTCTGGAAAGATACGGCTCTAG